In Strigops habroptila isolate Jane chromosome 4, bStrHab1.2.pri, whole genome shotgun sequence, a single genomic region encodes these proteins:
- the BDKRB2 gene encoding B2 bradykinin receptor, protein MVSITTENVTQLHNIVATPELTVSQTDCNNNSGVHQLDEYECINSHVWQWLQDFQPGFLWFIFILGAIENSFVLIILCFHKSRCTVAEIYLANMALADLMLVCALPFWAINISNGFQWPFGLFLCKAVNIMSNMNFYSSIYFLTLVSIDRYLALVKTMSLGRMRRTVCAKWNSFVIWTCALLLCSPTMMFRNLHYYEEYNITACTLVYPASYWEPANNCLLNIVGFVIPLCVITYCTMQIIKALRSNELQKMKLVQTERRATMLVLAVLLLFIICWLPFQISTFIDTIRYFAPTFKCLEEINDIVTQIGTYCAFCNSCLNPVLYVIVGKHFQKKVVEFYKDLFPKRCRKSQSVQMGNSLDTLRTSISNEYPRKKSVFLSPR, encoded by the coding sequence ATGGTTTCCATTACAACTGAAAACGTTACACAACTTCACAACATTGTGGCCACCCCAGAGCTCACAGTCAGTCAGACAGATTGCAACAATAATTCAGGAGTGCATCAACTGGATGAATACGAATGTATTAATTCACATGTATGGCAATGGCTACAGGATTTTCAGCCTGGCTTCCTCTGGTTTATATTTATTCTTGGAGCAATAGAAAATTCGTTTGTCCTCATCATCCTGTGTTTCCACAAGAGTCGCTGCACCGTGGCTGAAATTTACCTAGCAAACATGGCACTTGCTGACTTAATGTTAGTCTGTGCTTTACCTTTCTGGGCCATTAATATTTCTAATGGGTTTCAATGGCCTTTTGGCCTGTTCCTCTGTAAAGCTGTCAACATAATGAGTAACATGAACTTTTACTCTAGCATTTATTTCCTGACACTTGTGAGCATTGACCGTTATCTGGCCTTGGTGAAAACCATGTCTCTTGGACGGATGCGACGAACTGTCTGTGCCAAATGGAATAGCTTTGTAATCTGGACATGTGCATTGCTCCTATGTTCACCTACAATGATGTTCCGAAATTTACACTACTACGAAGAATACAACATCACAGCCTGCACTCTTGTTTACCCAGCCAGCTACTGGGAGCCTGCAAACAACTGCTTGTTGAACATTGTGGGCTTTGTGATCCCCCTGTGTGTAATTACCTACTGCACAATGCAAATCATCAAAGCTTTACGAAGTAATGAGctacaaaaaatgaaattagtCCAGACAGAGAGGAGAGCTACCATGCTGGTCCTTGCTGTGCTCTTGCTGTTCATCATTTGCTGGCTTCCATTCCAGATCAGCACATTTATTGACACAATCCGTTACTTCGCACCCACTTTTAAATGCCTGGAAGAAATCAATGACATAGTGACCCAGATAGGTACATACTGTGCCTTTTGCAACAGCTGCCTGAACCCAGTCTTATATGTAATTGTTGGGAAGCACTTCCAGAAGAAGGTTGTGGAGTTCTACAAGGACTTGTTCCCAAAGAGGTGCAGAAAATCACAGTCTGTACAGATGGGAAACTCCCTGGACACTTTAAGAACTTCCATTTCAAATGAATATCCAAGgaaaaagtctgttttcctgTCACCACGATAG